From Scomber japonicus isolate fScoJap1 chromosome 22, fScoJap1.pri, whole genome shotgun sequence, one genomic window encodes:
- the smim20 gene encoding small integral membrane protein 20, producing the protein MSKNAKIVLVFGGFVTAVAAAFYPIFFYPLTHNREYRDVQKVNRAGINQADVQPVGVKVWSDPFKPTDK; encoded by the exons atgtcaaaaaacgCTAAGATAGTGTTAGTATTTGGAGGTTTTGTAACCGCTGTTGCTGCTGCGTTTTACCCGATATTCTTCTACCCGCTGACGCACAATAGAGAGTACA GAGATGTTCAAAAGGTGAACCGGGCAGGAATCAACCAGGCCGATGTGCAGCCCGTGG GTGTGAAGGTATGGTCGGATCCATTTAAGCCTACGGACAAATGA
- the man2b2 gene encoding epididymis-specific alpha-mannosidase: protein MRFLAVIVYFLCYIFSYGVTGENEPIQTFVIPHSHMDVGWVYTIQESMHAYAANVYTSVTEELSKAKDRTFIAVEQEFFRLWWETVASDSHKKQVRQLVKEGRLEFIIGGQVMHDEAVTDLDDQILQLTEGHGFLYETFGVRPQFSWHVDPFGASATTPVLFALAGFNAHLISRIDYDLKEAMQIQKKLQFVWRGSPSLKERQQIFTHTMDQFSYCTPSYLPFSNSSGFYWNGVALFPNPPKDGVYPNMSLPVTKETVHAYAKTMVENIKQRASWFKTNHVLWPWGCDKQFYNSSVQFNNMDPLIKYINQNSKEFGVTVQYATLSKYFQAIHQSNLTWEVRDSEDFLPYSTELDQAWTGFYASRNVLKGVARRASSQLHAAESLFMRYRISFPDGPVAKDWALDKLRALRWAVSEVQHHDGITGTESPKVADMYLQHLMQAMMGVEELLAALFLLPHNLDPLGILGSSYHRKDAHQTLEQHVIVYNPLAWNITTIINTTVAFPVAAVFDDNGLPVPAQIQKSALSNVTYDLFIMVSLGGLQHRKYLIKFSEKPCSGKSKCDRTYEARGITFERRSIRDWTKTGRRLLPVLNECYELMFDQDTNLLHSITYLEEKRRVRMTQDFWEYHANGDIKAGPISDNYMFSTRGSAVRAYKAVEMEIIPGKIVTEIRQYFYREESDKDYAFSITTRVPECVGSKVQCSRLEQTYRVGPLHINTEVVLRSSSSMKNNKTLYTDDNGYQMMKRPYRTFVYNTLARNYFPMVRAAYIEDELSRLVLVSDRAHGVSSQANGELEVMLHRRLWNNLAWNLGYNLTLNDSTVVQPTLWMMLGSKSATSKLYQREAIELQHRPVIMPIDQPQKPWQKEPRGRSPVRSVVLPPNLHLLSLSIPGWNYSSNHDVHLSHVHSGKDLHSEPDYDRVLMRIMHLFEEGEDPELSKPVTINLKDVLRGIGEVKGMEERSLTGTWDIGSLQRWKWKTADNVEQKSRSCQTCGNEAFTVTISPKEIRTFFLHFSSNNLY from the exons ATGAGGTTTTTAGCCGtcattgtgtattttctttgctACATTTTCTCGTATGGAGTGACAGGCGAAAACGAGCCAATTCAGACCTTTGTAATTCCACACAGTCACATGGATGTTGGCTGGGTGTACACTATCCAA GAGAGTATGCATGCCTATGCAGCCAATGTGTACACCAGTGTGACTGAGGAGCTGTCAAAGGCTAAAGACCGCACGTTTATCGCTGTGGAGCAGGAGTTCTTTCGACTGTGGTGGGAAACTGTGGCCTCAGACTCCCATAAGAAACAA GTACGACAGCTTGTGAAAGAGGGTCGACTTGAGTTCATCATCGGGGGCCAAGTGATGCACGATGAGGCTGTAACTGACCTAGATGATCAGATACTGCAACTGACAG AGGGCCATGGTTTCCTCTACGAGACATTCGGGGTGCGTCCTCAGTTCTCGTGGCACGTGGATCCATTTGGAGCCTCTGCCACCACGCCGGTCCTCTTTGCCCTGGCGGGGTTTAATGCTCACCTCATCTCTCGCATTGACTATGACCTCAAGGAAGCCATGCAGATACAGAAG AAACTACAATTTGTGTGGAGAGGTTCTCCCTCTCTGAAGGAGCGCCAGCAGATCTTCACTCACACCATGGACCAGTTTAGCTATTGCACCCCATCTTACCTGCCATTCTCCAACAG CTCTGGTTTCTATTGGAACGGTGTTGCCTTGTTCCCCAACCCCCCTAAAGATGGAGTCTACCCCAACATGAGTCTGCCCGTCACTAAGGAGACAGTACACGCCTATGCCAAGACCATGGTGGAGAACATCAAGCAGAGAGCTTCATGGTTTAAGACGAACCACGTGCTCTGGCCATGG GGTTGTGACAAACAGTTCTACAACTCGTCGGTGCAGTTCAACAACATGGACCCTTTAATCAAGTACATCAACCAGAACAGCAAAGAGTTTGGGGTGACAGTCCAGTACGCTACTCTTAGTAAATACTTCCAAGCCATCCACCAATCAAATCTCACCTGGGAAGTCCGCGATAGTGAAGATTTTCTACCTTATTCCACTG AACTCGACCAGGCGTGGACAGGGTTTTACGCCTCCAGGAATGTCCTGAAAGGGGTGGCGCGACGAGCCAGTTCCCAGCTACATGCAGCAGAGAGTCTTTTCATGCGGTACCGCATTAGTTTCCCCGATGGTCCTGTGGCTAAAGACTGGGCTCTGGACAAACTGAGAGCTCTGCGTTGGGCCGTCTCTGAG GTCCAGCACCACGATGGGATCACTGGCACTGAGTCGCCCAAGGTGGCTGACATGTACCTGCAGCACCTGATGCAGGCTATGATGGGAGTGGAGGAGCTCCTGGCTGCACTCTTCCTGCTGCCCCACAACCTTGATCCACTCGGTATCCTCGGCAGCAGCTACCACAGAAAAG ATGCTCATCAGACTTTGGAGCAACATGTCATCGTTTACAACCCGTTAGCATGGAACATCACCACTATCATCAACACCACTGTTGCGTTCCCTGTCGCAGCTGTCTTTGATGACAATGGACTACCTGTACCTGCGCAG ATCCAGAAGTCAGCATTGTCCAATGTGACCTATGACCTTTTCATTATGGTGAGCCTGGGAGGTCTTCAGCACAGGAAATACCTGATTAAGTTTTCTGAAAAACCATGCAGTGGGAAGTCCAAGTGTGATCGGACTTATGAAGCTAGAGGGATCACGTTTGAGAGACGCAGCATCCGGGACTGGACGAAAACAGGGAGGAGGCTTCTGCCAGTTCTGAATGAATGTTACGAGCTCATGTTTGACCAGGATACAAATCTGCTGCACAGCATCACGTATCT agaagagaaaaggagagtaAGGATGACCCAGGATTTCTGGGAGTATCACGCAAATGGAGATATAAAAGCAGGGCCTATATCTGATAACTACATGTTCAGCACCCGTGGTTCAGCAGTGCGGGCCTACAAGGCTGTGGAAATGGAGATCATCCCGGGGAAGATAGTAACTGAGATCAGACAATACTTCTACAG AGAGGAGAGCGATAAGGACTACGCCTTCTCTATCACCACCCGTGTTCCAGAGTGCGTCGGGAGCAAAGTGCAGTGTAGTAGGCTGGAGCAAACCTACAGAGTGGGCCCcctccacatcaacacagaggTGGTCCTCAGGAGCAGCTCTTCTATGAAGAACAATAAGACCCTGTACACAGATGACAATGGCTACCAGATGATGAAGAGGCCGTACAGGACGTTCGTTTACAACACTTTAGCAAGA AACTACTTCCCCATGGTCCGTGCTGCATACATCGAGGATGAGCTCAGCAGACTGGTGCTGGTCAGCGACAGAGCCCACGGTGTGTCTAGCCAAGCCAACGGAGAACTAgag GTCATGCTCCATCGACGCCTTTGGAACAACTTAGCCTGGAACCTGGGCTACAACCTGACCCTCAACGACAGCACGGTCGTGCAGCCCACCCTGTGGATGATGCTGGGCTCTAAAAGCGCCACCTCCAAGCTTTACCAGAGGGAGGCAATAGAGCTGCAGCACAGACCTGTCATCATGCCCATCGACCAACCTC AGAAGCCCTGGCAGAAGGAGCCTAGAGGACGTTCCCCCGTACGTTCAGTGGTACTGCCGCCCAACCTCCACCTGCTCAGCCTCAGTATCCCCGGCTGGAACTACAGCTCTAATCACGACGTTCACCTCAGCCACGTACACTCAG gTAAGGATTTGCACTCGGAGCCAGACTACGATCGGGTCCTGATGAGAATCATGCATCTCTTTGAGGAGGGAGAAGACCCCGAGCTTTCTAAGCCAGTCACCATAAACTTGAAG GATGTTCTGCGGGGGATAGGGGAAGTGAAAGGGATGGAGGAGCGCTCTCTCACAGGAACCTGGGATATCGGCAGCCTGCAGAGGTGGAAGTGGAAGACTGCAGATAACGTTGAACAAA AGAGCAGAAGCTGTCAGACATGTGGCAACGAGGCTTTCACTGTGACCATCTCACCCAAAGAAATCAGGACCTTCTTCCTTCACTTTAGCTCCAACAACCTTTATTAG